The Antechinus flavipes isolate AdamAnt ecotype Samford, QLD, Australia chromosome 5, AdamAnt_v2, whole genome shotgun sequence DNA segment ttaatcataaaatatttatttaactttctgTAATTCTTTGTTATGCTTTCTGAATAATTCATTTTCCGCTATTTCCCCTCTCTTATTAAAAAGTAGTATTTCTTTCGAGTAGTAATACTTTATTATCCTTTTATGCCCTAATGgtcttttgctttcatttatataCAATATCTAGATGACAGAAATGGCGAAAATTTAACTAACAATTAAATTCTATTTGGAACTTCTTTTTGTCAATTGGTTAGAGTGCAAACTCTTAGTCTCTCATGAAAAGATATGATCAGCCACAGTTAAAATGTTAACAACATAAAGCTATGGTTACGTGAGATTAAAATATCTtattataaaaggttttttttttttttttttttttactaatttgcAAGTTGGCAATTTCACCAAACCATGCATAAATATTACACTTTTATTATGGTTAAAAGAGAAaccattaaaataaatcaaaatatggCAAAATCATCAAATTTCTGAAAATATCAGAGGGAAATGGAACTTTGGAGATTACCTGTTGTAGAGCAATAACATTATTGTTGTCACCATCAAGTTGGGTattcctaaatttttctctcaaATTGCACAATATTTGTTGATATTCgattattttatcatctttagAAGCCAAAATACTCTGCAAAAAGAATGTAGAATTTGTTCAAGTCTGGAATAACACAtccttgtttttttattttttttattctctatcaTGCAGCAATTTTATACCTCTAAAACATAATAATTGttaattccctttaaaaaaatctaattcacaCTGGCTTGCAGTTCATTAGTTTATTATTCTTCACTTATTTAAATGGTATCTAAAtcttcataaccctatttggagtttttttggtaaagatactggaatagtttgccatttaatttttcagatctttttaagaatgaggaaccaagggaaagggaataaatgACTTGTCAGTTAATAAACATCTGAGGACAGATTAGAACTctggaatatgagtcttcctaacttcaggcccagtgctctatccactttgccacctacctactcctaaacttatttccatatttgttcttcagttgtttttcGTGTATCTGTCCCATTGTGACTCCAttgggatattcttggcaaaaatactggagtggctggccatttttttctcattttacagacaaggaaactgaggtaaacagggttaaagtgacttgcccaaaatgtctgaaattagatttgaactcagaaacagGAGAAATTGTAAACCTaggctagcactctatccactgtgccacacaGCTGCCAATTAAACAAATCATAATTACACAAAATAAcctctccaatttatcctttctTATAATCTAGTATTGATTTTAACTCCTGGTTTAACTAGTCTATGATGAACTACACATAAATAGCTGATTCTAATATGACAAATATTTGTGTTCAGTTGTTTTCTATCTGTTaagatagaaaatttaatttcagggttttttttggtGCTCATTATTTTTGTAATGTTCAGAGCTTATCATCTCCTAActcttctcaaagaaaaaattcctCATGATTCCTTCCTAGTCTAGTGAAAAGAGCCCTACCTTTGAGCCAGAAGTACTTGGTTACATCTCAATTTTGCTACTTACTTACAGGTTATATCACCTGTATAATCTAATTCTCAGCTTGtttatctgtaaaacgagggTGAGATGACTTGAGAGGTCTGTCCCCATGCCCAAATGAAGATGCTACATTCCTTGATTCTGGAACCTCCAACAGAAGATTGTCTACTAAACCTGAACAAGTTCTAGGAGGTCAGAACCTTTAGAGATCCATTGCCATGTAGGCACCAGAATCAAGATCATGCCATAAAGAAGCATTATAAGAGAGTTTCCATCAAGGATAAAAgccataaatacacacacacacacacactaatacacacacacacacacatacacacacactatcaTATACATGCACAAATGCATGTAGATACATTCACATATTTTTTATGCAATCAAGTAAGTGGCataagaatttttataaaaattagaaaatttggcctcagacatgtgactctgggcaagtcacttaaccccaattacctcagcaaaaaaaaattggaaaatttgaGATACATTGCCTAAACTTAGACATAAGAAAACTACACAATTATTTTGAAGAACTACCTTCCATTCTTCAACCTTTGCATTTACAGCAGCCACAATGAGatcatcttcttcattttttgcttttagaAGTTCTGTAAGTTCCTGTACCTGAAAATTATCAATTTGAcaaatttggaaatgtttaatgTACAAATAAATTTGCATTTATGAGAGAGAATTCTCATCTAGGACTTTtcctataccaaaaaaaaaaaaaaaaaaaaaaaaaaaaatcaaaggtctGAACTCCAATCCTTTTCATAATACCTTTAAAACAcctacatatttacatatacttatCACTGATTACAAGAACatgcaatatatattttaaaattaattcaatttactCTAAATAATTTGACCAAAGATTGTTTTCTGATGGTGCTTTGGTGATCTATTTCTGTCCATAACTAAGGGAAATTAATGATATCATGTAGCAAGCTTCAAAAATCAACTTATTAAATGCCAAAATCACACAGTTCCTCCATACCATTATGTGGAAAaacaacatatattaaacataattCTTACCTGAagtctttcttttattaattgaTCCTTTAGAGTATCAGACTGTTGAACATTAATTttcattctattatatttatcagTCATCTTCTCCATTTCCTGCACTGATTCTTCCaagtccttttccatttcttgattttgaatttcaatttttttatttgcttctgttaaattcttttaaaaataaaaatcacagaaagAGTAATGATGCCATTTTgtgttaattaattttaaattttataattgatttgTATTAATAAACTTTGGACCTTCTGAATAAACACTTGAGAAAAGACAATTATATACCCATGTGTATAGTTTGAATGTTGATGaacatttaaatgaaagaaaaatttttaaattgaataggGAGCCCAACTAGATGTTTCCCAGTAGAGGACCTAAAATAAACCTAAACAAGATAGGCAAAGgagattaaatatgtatatatttatggactgacttatttcctgtttttaaagtaaacattttaaaaatattaattcatgtaTTAATGCTAATCTGATAGGTTCTTCCATACCACTatgtgcaagaaaaaataaaatataaacaattcttATGTGAAGGTTTCAAATCACTGAAAGCTCAAGAATATAAAGTCCAgatcaaattcattttaaaaaatcaggaccATACCTTGAAATTTATTCttaaataaaaccaaagagcacttttttttttacctgaattTCATCCAGATACTGCATAAGTtcgaatttttttttagataactgTAATTGATAATCACTATCTTCTCTTCTGGACATAAGTGTTTCCTTTTGTGAATCTATTTGTTTCTGATAGTCAGTGATGTCTTGACAAAGCTGTTCATTCTGTATAAAAACCAAAGAGCCCCCACCCCCCACTTATTAAAATTACTTACAATAAAAATTACCTAAATAATGGCCCCATTGCTTTTCTGTAAATGCCCATATTTtctaaattcttaaattctcaCCTTTTTTTGAGATGTTTATTCTCCAAAAAAGGATAGCAAAAAGTTAATGGAAATAAAAGGAATcaatatttaaagagaaagaaaaaaaataacattaaatgtgCTACTCTAACTAAAGaatgcaatattattatttattaaagaaagcAAGTAAAAGGTGACTATCcacaaattaaagaaataataaaaatgattaaaatattttaaaaatttgggaCATTTTAAGCAACTGTAACTTTTAACTGAGtggataaaataaattaataacaaCATAAGTTTGGTCATATGTTTAGATTGTCATAATAGAAATTACCATATAATAATCAATCATTTACTACTGAGAGTTGACAGAATTACTTAATACCTCCATTTCTCATCTTATTTCTAAGTCTTTGAGAAATGTtcgaattaaaaaaatattaaatttgaaaagaaCGGGAACTTAGAatacatattttgaaaacaatCTCAGTTCATCACCAACTACATATATAAtgtcccatttatttatttattttaccaaCCTTTCTCCTTAATTTGCTATTTGCATTTTCTGCCTCTTCATTAAGAAGAACCaactagaaagataaaaaagaaaggtatttataaaacaaacaaaaattaaaagctagAAGCAATTTCATTATGAAAACTAAAATAGTAGCCTTatgaaactgaaataaaatcGTCCTTTAAAAAACAGTAAATTATTACATCATGACTTCAATTCTATCTGAAATATGGATATTTAACAAAACCTTTTAGAAACCATTTAGGAATTGGATGAAGTAAGCAAATACAAGAACTATaaagatagagggaaatatatatacacatatatatgtattgctagggaaattaaaatgaataactgATATTAGTTTTTAGCTCAAAAACTACTGCTATCTGCTAAACCTCAAACACTTTTTACTCTGAATAAACATTAACTAAGGAAATACCATTACTTAAAAGGATATATGTTTTCAGTGACATGGTTTCACTTGCTGTATAAGAAGCAAATTGCTATGATAATAACAATGaatcttattttctcattctctagAAGCCTCCCCTATAGGctctagagaaaaagaaaatattcctattcaacacttctttttttccttctccctgacCAGACACAAGATCCCAAGTGCTCATGCCAATGTGCTGCTAGCCCAATTGGAATCCATGAAATTACTAAGAGTGCCTCTGGAAAGATCCACAGTCATGAGTCATTATGGTTAGTGGTGTATATGTCAAAGATGCTCCCCTAACACTGTCATCCACTCTGCTTTCTTTAGGCAATACCAAGATTTACAATAACTGCAGGAGAAGCTACATTGGTAGTGCTACCAGACATAGTCACCTTAAATGAAATGAAGACATAACCAAGATATGGGCATGAGGTGGAGGAAGGGGAGTATTTTTGTAATTAATCATGTGATTTTAACTCTCCCAAAGAATGGTGAAACACAGACTGGGTCTGGGACCTAGTTCAATCACAATATAAGAGGGAAGCACAGAACTCGACAAACCTTAAACAAATACAATACTATAAGTGAGTCCTTCTTCACCATACATAGTGAATTGGATCCCTAATGGTTGTCAGTAAAGCCATATACCCTTTAGTCACTTAAATAATAagtgaagtgctttacaaatatctcttatCTTTACAAAATCCCAGGGGGAACATGACGCTTCCCATCTtaccaatgaagaaaccaaagcaatGAGCTCAAGTGTCTTGCAGAATCAGAAACAGAatcagaactcaggtcttcccaacacCAAGACCACCCACTGTcctttacatatttttacataattcCCAATATACTTACTTTTAAAACAtcaattttatacatttattagctccattttaaaagataagaaaatcaaGTTTCAGAGGTTTTAAGTGACAGCCCAGAGTTACAGAGCTACTGCCAGtggtaggatttaaattcagatcttctaacTTCAAGATCAGTCTTCTTCCCACATGTTCCTAACTCTCAAGGGAAACACCATCACAATATCCTTCTTAAATGCCAAGGAAAGACAgatttcagagaaatataaagaatgtgAATGGAAGGCTCCTTACTTGTTcattgacttttttctctttttccatctctttttccaaATTCTCTAATTCTCTGTCCTTCTGCTCCAATTGTTTTTCTAGCTGAAGAATTTCATCTCTTAAAAACTGCGTATCCTGATCATCCACAGAATGTTGTGCcatcttaaaacaaaataaaaatatgtttgtcTGCATATAATTTCTGGCCAGATATAATGACAAATCAGATTTTATTTGATTagtcaaaaaaatttcaaaatctgtaatgatatgaaattaagaaaaagtaattaaaaatttaaCCTATTTTAGTGACTATAGTCTCTCAAATTTAACagacttcttttttataattttctttttttacatagcattttatttttccaaatacatacaaaaataatttttgacattcatctttgcaaaacctcgtgtttcaaaattttctctccacctcctttccaagatagcaagtaatcccaTACAGGTTAAATATGCGCAATTATTCTGATATTTATCCATATTATCATGTAAACCCCcagaacaacaaaaagtaaaaatactatgttttgatccacattcagtctccatggttctccctctggatgtggatggcactttccatcacaagtctattggaattagcaaactttttaatgattttaaataaagtcTTTGCTTAAAAGCTACTATTTTTCAAACTATTCCAGGAAACAATCCAAATTAGTTTTGTGAAGAAAAGAAGTAATAATGACAAGTTTGTATGCTTTACAGTATATATCTCTCagtaaacagggaaaaaaatcactagatTGGTCAAACCCAATTATAGACTTCAAAGAATAATTCTCAGTGATCTAGACTCAATTTGAGCTCAATCTTACACATGTGACATTAAGTGGCAAAACAATTTTGATTGACAATGACAGTTTCTCCCTCAAAAGAAACTGATTTTGCCAAACATAAAAACAATGAGATTTATGAAATTTCCCAATCAAGAATAATAGATTTCACATTAGTGATAAAGATGGGACTGACATAATTGTATGGTAGACATACCTCaagctcattttccagtttcataactttaatttttaactgattttctgttgaaagaaaacagaacaaacatTTAACTTCATTGAATTTACTaagaaatacatgttaaagtcTATTTCTCTGTCactagaaaaatacatttttaaaaattagattaagaGAATCAGAAAAGTTGCTAGTATCAGCTAGTAACAGTAGGTACTCAACCACGGTGCTCTGTCAAATTGCATATGCACATTTTCTGACCCCAATTAAGTGaattcttggagtcaggaaatcaaTTCCTCCCTCATGATTCAAAATgtcaattattcattttaaactttttttttgctaggTACTCACCAAATTTGAGCTGTTCTTCTCCagctttttctacttcttctgAAGCTATTTCCACTTCTTGGGTTTTCATCTAAACATAACATAAGCGATGTAACCTGATTTGTTACCCATTTTAGGGGGACTGGTTGGGATCTCCTTTTACATTTTACTCTATCTCCACCATAAATGATAACCACCAAGCTGCAGAGATAATTCCTTTGTGATATTGCTGAAATCCACCATGCCACCTTTTCTGTTCAGACTGCAACATCTTCTACAAAGCCTCAAAGTTTCCAGCTAGACAACTGCAAGACCCTCTGAAGAGGACGATCTGACTCCTGTCAGAATCCTCTCATCCTGATCTAAATACAGGGATCATGCCAAATCCTGCTAATTCTATCTCCACAATCTCCACTCCTTTTTCCACTACTACTGCTATTGAAAAGTCCTAGTTCAGATCTTCATAACCTTTCCTTGTCCACAGTGATAGTTTTTTATGAGTCTTATTGCCTCCATTATCTTCCCTCTTGGATTTCATATGACTCAAGTAAGCTTCCTAATATACTTCTTTTATTATCACTTCTTACTTAAAAAACTTTCTATGGCTCCTTCTTGTCTCCCATATAAAGCATTCAAGATCCACCATAATCAAACTCCAACCTAATTGTATgtgttcttttcttatttcatttccctAATGTCCTCTATGTTCCAGTTACACTAGATTATGTACTACTGTCTCTATCTCACTTTCTCCCATCTCCTGGCCTCTATCATATCGTCTTCTGGACTAagagttcttaaaacttttttcactcacaaCCTCTTtctgcctaagaaatttttagaTGACcccaaatatataagtatataaaataagtatataaatcaaacactaaaaataaaccataatttcatgGCTCCCATATGGAATCAaaccccacagtttaagaaacttttccCTAGGCCAAGAATTGATTCTctccaaatgtatttcttgtaagtgaaatctttctcttctattctgCAAAACccattttcaaatattattcCTAAACAAAGTTTCCTGGCACCCTTCAATTGTAAGTGGATTTCTCCCACCTCAAATCTTTTTATCCCTATCAAATTCTGGTCTTTCAGTAATATCCATATATGTGACAGtccatttccccttcccccacctttttttttttttttttttactcctattGCCTTGTAAAAGTAGATGTTTAATTAATGTTAAGGGAGTTGAGTTTTATTGATGTGAGGTAATATGGATTATTCTGCTTGATACAAACCTTCATTAAAGACTGAGTAATTTGGAAAAGATGGAtca contains these protein-coding regions:
- the LOC127564498 gene encoding centrosomal protein of 290 kDa-like encodes the protein MPLDWKTLWTVNPDDLPHQEELADDLLISLSKVEVKDLKDENQENVIHLFQITQSLMKMKTQEVEIASEEVEKAGEEQLKFENQLKIKVMKLENELEMAQHSVDDQDTQFLRDEILQLEKQLEQKDRELENLEKEMEKEKKVNEQLVLLNEEAENANSKLRRKNEQLCQDITDYQKQIDSQKETLMSRREDSDYQLQLSKKKFELMQYLDEIQNLTEANKKIEIQNQEMEKDLEESVQEMEKMTDKYNRMKINVQQSDTLKDQLIKERLQVQELTELLKAKNEEDDLIVAAVNAKVEEWKSILASKDDKIIEYQQILCNLREKFRNTQLDGDNNNVIALQQGIQERDGQIKILIEQVKQYTREMETNTLIIEDLRKHKRASQSSL